From one Lysinibacillus sp. G4S2 genomic stretch:
- a CDS encoding HBL/NHE enterotoxin family protein — translation MKKKLITGLVITSIVATGVIPVHTFATPIAQAEIQEENMTLSSSLRKLGAQSKLIQMYIDQSLMKPNVQLDEVPALNTEQFLIKQDMKEWSSELYPKLILINSKSNGFVTKFHSYYPTLKEYVDNKEDKEGFLDRLEVLQEMVTTNQENVQYQINELTDLQLQLDKKLKDLDTDVAKALGVLSLEGTGKIDKLKGEVLDTKKSIQNNLQEIAFLPGALNEQGLKIFQEIYSLSKDIIDPAAQIAAATYNKGKEINNAILEAEKKAEKEAKEKGKSALEIEAVKKEAREAIEKNNKGEIAAAAATKAKEYDLIKAIDPEEIKKTYSTFAEVNKLKAEQRAYLDDLEQQNQKLYDLTTKLTIADLQKSMILIMQHDLHTFASQVDVELDLLKRYKEDLSLIKSSITKLSTDADTTNNLSQKDTLRRLKNVISQLEEQTDKF, via the coding sequence ATGAAAAAGAAATTAATTACAGGATTAGTGATAACATCCATTGTTGCTACGGGAGTTATTCCAGTACATACTTTTGCAACGCCTATTGCTCAAGCAGAAATTCAAGAAGAGAACATGACTCTTTCTTCATCTTTAAGAAAATTAGGTGCACAATCTAAATTAATCCAAATGTATATCGACCAATCTTTAATGAAACCTAATGTACAGCTAGATGAAGTACCAGCTTTAAATACAGAACAATTCTTAATAAAACAAGATATGAAAGAATGGTCGTCGGAACTTTATCCAAAGTTAATTCTAATTAATTCTAAAAGTAATGGATTTGTCACTAAATTTCATAGCTATTATCCAACATTAAAAGAATATGTAGATAACAAGGAAGATAAAGAAGGTTTCTTGGATAGACTGGAAGTCCTTCAAGAAATGGTTACGACAAATCAAGAAAATGTTCAATATCAAATTAATGAATTAACAGATCTTCAATTACAGCTTGATAAAAAACTTAAAGATCTAGATACTGATGTGGCAAAAGCTCTGGGAGTACTTAGTTTAGAAGGAACAGGGAAAATAGACAAGCTAAAAGGTGAAGTACTAGATACTAAAAAATCGATTCAAAATAATTTGCAAGAAATAGCATTTCTACCAGGAGCTTTAAATGAACAAGGACTTAAGATATTCCAAGAGATCTATAGTCTTTCAAAAGATATCATTGATCCAGCTGCTCAAATAGCAGCGGCAACGTATAACAAAGGAAAAGAAATTAACAACGCTATTTTAGAAGCAGAGAAAAAAGCAGAGAAAGAAGCAAAAGAAAAGGGTAAATCTGCTTTAGAAATTGAAGCTGTTAAAAAAGAAGCTCGTGAAGCAATTGAGAAAAATAATAAAGGTGAAATTGCTGCAGCAGCAGCTACAAAAGCGAAAGAGTATGACCTTATAAAAGCAATTGACCCGGAAGAAATCAAAAAAACATATAGTACCTTTGCTGAAGTTAATAAACTAAAGGCAGAACAACGAGCATATTTAGATGATTTAGAGCAACAAAATCAAAAATTATATGATTTAACAACGAAACTAACGATAGCAGATTTACAAAAATCAATGATTCTTATTATGCAACATGATTTGCATACATTTGCTAGCCAAGTGGATGTAGAACTTGACCTATTGAAACGTTATAAAGAAGATTTGAGTTTAATAAAAAGTAGTATTACAAAATTAAGTACTGATGCTGATACTACTAACAATCTATCTCAAAAAGATACATTAAGACGATTGAAAAATGTAATAAGTCAACTAGAGGAACAAACTGATAAATTTTAA
- a CDS encoding Fic family protein: MRNFFEDQYINIDQQLINIVSEISEYKGMLTAYQEQKPDIFTSLEKAIPLQYIKNYISVYEDIKVSNKRLKELILDDMIPQSISEDAIFCFYETLALVHKKSCTFSISPDTIQELHFQLIHYNTSDSAKWRQKPFSILGIPEKGMHTICYRPLPPENIPQAVEQLCNQYNLLNSKKELPTLILIARFILNFYCIIPFSQGNGRLTLMLMQLLLVKSGYTFVKYVCLDEYIKKRESEYYEAIFKSSLNWYCNGHNISFWLQEFLMIILEVYKVLHCRVLGSICKYTKVERIQNFIHNQKQPFTKECIRSIYPDIAESTISKTLTNLQLLGEIKLISKGRNARWMKV, from the coding sequence ATGAGAAATTTTTTCGAAGACCAGTACATAAATATTGATCAACAACTAATAAACATAGTCAGTGAAATTAGTGAATATAAAGGTATGTTGACCGCTTATCAAGAGCAAAAACCTGATATATTCACTAGTCTTGAAAAAGCTATACCCCTACAATACATAAAAAACTATATTTCAGTTTATGAGGATATAAAAGTTTCAAATAAGCGATTAAAGGAACTTATTTTAGATGATATGATACCCCAATCAATTTCGGAAGATGCGATATTTTGTTTTTATGAAACTTTGGCTCTTGTACATAAAAAATCTTGTACTTTTTCTATAAGTCCAGATACTATACAAGAATTACATTTTCAATTAATTCATTATAATACCTCTGACAGTGCAAAATGGCGGCAAAAGCCATTTTCTATCCTAGGAATTCCGGAAAAAGGGATGCACACGATTTGTTATCGCCCTCTTCCGCCTGAAAATATTCCACAGGCTGTAGAACAATTATGCAACCAGTACAATTTATTAAACAGTAAAAAAGAGTTACCTACACTTATATTAATAGCTCGTTTTATATTGAATTTTTATTGCATAATCCCTTTTAGTCAAGGTAATGGTAGATTAACACTTATGTTAATGCAATTACTATTAGTAAAAAGCGGATATACATTTGTAAAATATGTTTGTTTAGATGAATATATAAAGAAAAGAGAATCAGAATACTATGAAGCCATATTTAAATCATCGCTTAATTGGTACTGTAATGGGCATAATATTAGCTTCTGGTTACAAGAGTTCTTAATGATTATTTTAGAGGTTTATAAAGTTCTACATTGCAGAGTATTGGGTTCTATATGTAAATATACAAAGGTAGAGCGAATTCAAAATTTCATTCATAATCAAAAACAACCTTTTACAAAAGAATGCATTCGAAGCATTTATCCAGATATAGCAGAAAGTACAATTAGTAAAACTTTAACTAATTTACAATTATTAGGTGAAATTAAACTTATTTCAAAAGGAAGAAATGCGCGCTGGATGAAAGTCTAA
- a CDS encoding GNAT family N-acetyltransferase, with amino-acid sequence MSLYITKEINKGDKQKINDELYKFNLKHFPVDLRGRYEEINLFIKDENSIVRGGILAEVCWNWLEIHTFIIDEDIRKSGTGTRLLKELEKIALEKECDFIKVDTLSFQALGFYEKNGYKVFGSLDNVGRDYKHYYLKKDLNKC; translated from the coding sequence ATGAGTTTGTATATTACGAAAGAAATAAATAAAGGAGATAAACAGAAAATTAATGATGAGCTTTATAAGTTTAATTTAAAGCATTTTCCAGTAGATTTAAGAGGTCGATATGAAGAAATCAATTTATTTATTAAAGACGAAAACAGCATTGTACGTGGCGGTATACTCGCTGAAGTATGTTGGAATTGGTTAGAAATTCACACCTTTATAATAGATGAAGATATACGAAAATCGGGAACTGGAACGAGATTATTAAAAGAGCTTGAAAAGATAGCTTTAGAAAAAGAATGTGATTTCATAAAGGTAGATACGTTAAGTTTTCAAGCGTTAGGTTTTTACGAAAAAAATGGATATAAAGTGTTTGGGAGTTTAGATAACGTCGGTAGAGATTATAAACATTACTATTTAAAAAAAGATTTAAATAAATGTTAA
- a CDS encoding CD3324 family protein, protein MSYKKAKHILPAELVELIQKYVDGEYIYIPRREDNKKSWGSSTSTRKELDLRNSNIYNDYLSGLDMATLGGKYYLSSKSIQRIILTEKRNRTNF, encoded by the coding sequence ATGAGCTATAAAAAAGCAAAGCATATACTACCAGCTGAGTTGGTGGAGTTAATACAGAAATATGTTGATGGTGAATATATTTATATCCCTCGAAGAGAAGATAATAAAAAAAGTTGGGGGTCCAGTACTTCTACAAGAAAAGAATTGGATTTGAGAAATTCTAATATTTATAACGATTATCTATCGGGGTTGGATATGGCTACGTTGGGTGGAAAGTATTATTTGTCATCTAAGAGTATACAAAGAATTATACTAACAGAAAAAAGAAACAGAACGAACTTTTGA
- a CDS encoding sigma-70 family RNA polymerase sigma factor → MDLAKLVKKAKKGDDEAFEQLIGSVRQKLYRTAYAYVRNEQDALDVYQETIYTAYISIKTLKKPESFSSWITKILVFKSIDFIRKESRHFTTDNEEIFTELIASENVDFIMHSMDLSEAFNFLNPTVKTIILLRYYHDLSIKEIATIMNYPEGTVKSHLNRAKKELRPILKEGYLYE, encoded by the coding sequence ATGGATCTAGCAAAATTAGTGAAAAAAGCAAAAAAAGGTGATGATGAAGCATTTGAACAACTGATTGGTTCTGTTCGACAAAAGCTGTACCGAACAGCCTATGCATATGTTAGAAATGAACAAGATGCTCTTGATGTCTATCAGGAAACAATTTATACAGCCTATATTTCCATAAAGACATTAAAAAAGCCTGAAAGTTTTTCGAGTTGGATTACAAAAATTCTAGTATTTAAATCCATTGATTTTATTCGTAAAGAGTCCCGCCATTTTACTACAGATAATGAGGAAATCTTTACTGAATTAATCGCTTCTGAAAATGTTGATTTTATCATGCATTCGATGGATTTATCAGAAGCCTTTAATTTCTTAAATCCTACTGTTAAGACCATTATTTTGTTGAGGTATTATCACGATCTGTCCATTAAGGAAATTGCCACCATCATGAATTATCCGGAGGGAACCGTGAAATCACACTTAAATCGAGCGAAAAAAGAGCTAAGACCCATTTTAAAGGAGGGCTATCTTTATGAATAA
- a CDS encoding DUF4179 domain-containing protein: MNKDKFNRSIDNINVPVEKLMAREKTAIFQAKKKRKVGRTTKQSILVACGLCLTLLGSGFVSTGMAEALSNIPLIGPIYKDFRDIASEKIEHDQLTTVIDKQDSKNGLTMTVKEAAYDGNRLIVTVVYTGQKELSMKEEKAGFSYITINGQQEIKPAIGSTGQDDLNSKTIIEHHQFTFSKFNEFGDNIEIEVHGENLFGYEGKLKVAFPLKKIKGDVFEFYPKVTTKTVDEVYKLTADKVTFSPLSTRIDLTIDYPAEMDKNDTWPWFDFSVVDDNGQVYDKLKLQSGMAVGNYGHHMVLTLPPMDTIPKSFTLKPSRQNSEGFSEEIKELELVVPLNKSK, translated from the coding sequence ATGAATAAAGACAAATTCAATCGATCTATCGACAACATTAATGTACCTGTTGAAAAGCTAATGGCAAGGGAGAAGACGGCTATCTTTCAAGCTAAGAAAAAAAGAAAAGTAGGAAGAACCACAAAACAGTCAATCTTGGTTGCATGTGGGTTATGTCTAACTTTGCTTGGTTCTGGATTTGTTTCAACAGGCATGGCGGAAGCCTTATCAAATATCCCCCTAATTGGTCCAATTTATAAAGATTTTAGAGACATTGCCTCAGAGAAAATTGAACACGATCAACTTACGACAGTAATTGATAAACAAGATAGTAAAAACGGCTTAACAATGACTGTAAAAGAAGCAGCTTATGATGGAAACCGGTTAATCGTAACGGTAGTTTACACAGGTCAAAAAGAACTTTCGATGAAAGAAGAAAAGGCCGGCTTTAGCTATATAACAATTAATGGACAACAAGAAATTAAACCAGCGATTGGTTCAACAGGTCAGGACGACTTAAACTCGAAAACAATAATTGAACATCATCAATTTACCTTCTCTAAATTTAATGAATTTGGCGATAACATTGAGATTGAGGTCCATGGAGAAAACTTATTTGGCTATGAGGGCAAGTTGAAGGTGGCTTTCCCACTTAAAAAAATAAAAGGCGATGTGTTTGAGTTTTATCCAAAGGTTACAACTAAAACGGTAGATGAAGTTTATAAGTTAACAGCGGATAAAGTAACCTTTTCACCGCTATCAACCAGAATAGACCTAACGATTGATTACCCTGCTGAAATGGATAAAAACGATACTTGGCCATGGTTTGATTTCTCTGTAGTCGATGATAATGGTCAGGTATATGATAAACTGAAACTACAATCAGGCATGGCAGTTGGGAACTATGGTCATCATATGGTACTGACACTGCCTCCAATGGATACGATACCAAAATCATTTACACTCAAGCCAAGTCGACAAAATAGTGAAGGATTTAGTGAAGAAATAAAGGAATTAGAATTAGTCGTTCCTTTAAATAAAAGTAAATAA
- a CDS encoding ETX/MTX2 family pore-forming toxin — MLKNNKKTKQILSLAMIGVIGTSFAFASPISASAASTPQVNPIAAGQENPYIENWDEPFKKMFSMLQNNVEQYKNYKNPQFVLNKVVKTSVEEDGSPITNAKTLFVGKTVFRNNTDRDQTFTTNEFSKTIEHSVSSSTTHGFNLGVTASASFGIPVIGETSVEISTEYNFSNTNETTKTESYTYTASPQNIVVPAHSAVEVSVILNTVKIDGNVDLTSTITGTVNYEDGSRKRNNNLQNLWYDAFRYSNTKTSAFNVSPVYEYSDGLSDKVTLKGKGKYSAEYGTQFSVSVKPIVEQPRALAVQSDGTVAENGKSTDEDYTTTNEGYTYTVEPEVKKGQ, encoded by the coding sequence ATGCTAAAAAACAACAAGAAGACTAAACAAATTTTATCACTTGCTATGATTGGAGTTATTGGTACTTCATTTGCATTCGCATCCCCAATTTCAGCGAGTGCAGCAAGTACACCTCAAGTTAACCCTATCGCAGCAGGACAAGAAAACCCTTATATAGAAAATTGGGATGAGCCCTTCAAAAAGATGTTTAGCATGCTTCAAAATAATGTTGAACAGTATAAGAATTATAAAAATCCACAGTTTGTTCTTAATAAGGTAGTTAAAACGTCTGTAGAAGAAGATGGTTCTCCTATTACTAATGCAAAAACTTTATTCGTAGGGAAGACAGTTTTCAGGAATAATACGGATCGTGATCAAACTTTCACTACAAATGAATTCTCAAAGACAATTGAACATTCTGTTTCTAGTTCCACTACACATGGATTTAACTTAGGAGTAACTGCTAGTGCATCGTTTGGTATTCCTGTTATTGGAGAGACAAGTGTTGAAATATCTACTGAATATAATTTCTCAAATACAAATGAAACTACAAAGACTGAAAGTTATACTTATACCGCTAGCCCACAAAATATCGTAGTTCCTGCACATTCAGCTGTAGAGGTTTCTGTAATTTTAAATACCGTTAAAATAGATGGAAATGTAGACCTTACCTCTACTATAACAGGAACAGTTAATTATGAAGATGGTTCTCGAAAGCGCAATAATAATCTTCAGAATTTATGGTATGACGCTTTTAGATATAGCAATACCAAGACTAGTGCTTTTAATGTAAGCCCTGTCTATGAGTATTCAGATGGTTTGTCTGATAAAGTTACTTTAAAAGGAAAAGGTAAATACTCAGCTGAATATGGAACACAGTTCTCTGTATCTGTAAAACCTATTGTAGAGCAACCTAGAGCACTTGCTGTTCAATCTGACGGTACGGTTGCTGAAAATGGCAAATCTACTGACGAAGATTACACTACTACTAACGAAGGTTACACTTATACAGTTGAACCAGAAGTTAAAAAAGGACAATAA
- the ltrA gene encoding group II intron reverse transcriptase/maturase encodes MLMNQILSRENLLLALKRVERNKGSHGVDKMPVKFLRQHVVENWLTIKKQILEGTYQPQPVRRIEIPKPDGGVRLLGIPTVTDRLIQQAIAQVLSNLYDPNFSNHSYGFRPKRSAHDAIREAKGHIKEGYRWVVDMDLEKFFDKVNHDRLMSTLAKKISDKPLLKLIRRYLQSGVMINGVVYDTDEGTPQGGPLSPLLSNIVLDELDKELEKRGHKFVRYADDCNIYVKTKRAGERVMASIKTFIEKTLRLKINEKKSAVARPWQRKFLGFSFTSRKEPQVRIAKESIKRMKNKIRELTARKKPFPMEYRIQQLNQYLIGWCGYFALADTKSIFESLDGWIRRRLRMCLWKNWKKPRTKVCNLIRLGVPDWKAYEWGNTRKSYWRISKSPILHRTLDNSYWSNQGLKSLQARYEILRYSS; translated from the coding sequence ATGCTAATGAATCAAATATTATCACGGGAGAATCTGCTTCTCGCACTCAAACGGGTGGAACGAAACAAAGGGAGTCATGGAGTAGACAAAATGCCCGTAAAATTCCTACGACAGCATGTAGTCGAAAACTGGCTAACGATTAAGAAGCAAATTCTTGAGGGAACCTACCAACCACAACCAGTTCGCAGAATCGAAATCCCGAAACCTGACGGCGGTGTGCGACTATTAGGAATCCCAACCGTGACAGACCGACTCATTCAACAGGCGATTGCCCAAGTGCTATCCAACCTATATGACCCGAACTTCTCGAATCATAGTTACGGATTTCGACCAAAACGAAGTGCTCACGATGCAATCCGAGAAGCCAAAGGTCATATAAAAGAAGGATACCGCTGGGTAGTAGATATGGACTTAGAGAAATTCTTCGACAAAGTAAACCATGACCGTCTAATGAGTACATTAGCGAAGAAAATTTCTGATAAACCTCTACTCAAGCTGATTCGTAGATACTTACAATCGGGTGTCATGATAAATGGTGTCGTTTATGATACAGATGAAGGAACACCCCAAGGGGGCCCACTGAGTCCACTTCTCTCAAATATTGTGCTGGATGAATTAGACAAAGAATTAGAGAAACGTGGTCATAAATTTGTCCGTTACGCCGATGACTGCAATATTTATGTGAAAACAAAACGAGCAGGAGAACGAGTGATGGCAAGTATCAAAACCTTTATTGAGAAGACGCTACGATTGAAAATAAATGAGAAGAAATCCGCAGTGGCTCGTCCTTGGCAACGTAAATTCCTAGGATTTAGCTTTACCTCCCGCAAAGAACCACAAGTTCGAATTGCGAAAGAGAGCATAAAGCGAATGAAGAACAAAATTCGGGAATTAACAGCTAGAAAGAAGCCATTTCCAATGGAGTACCGAATTCAACAATTGAATCAATATTTAATTGGGTGGTGTGGCTACTTTGCATTAGCGGATACGAAATCAATATTTGAATCACTGGATGGATGGATTAGAAGAAGACTTCGCATGTGTTTATGGAAGAATTGGAAAAAGCCTCGTACGAAAGTGTGCAACCTCATTCGTTTAGGAGTTCCAGACTGGAAGGCTTACGAATGGGGCAATACTCGCAAGAGTTACTGGCGTATCTCGAAAAGTCCAATATTACACAGAACCCTTGATAACTCTTATTGGAGTAACCAAGGGCTCAAAAGTCTGCAAGCTCGTTATGAAATCTTGCGTTATTCATCTTAA
- a CDS encoding HAMP domain-containing sensor histidine kinase — protein MKLRYQLLLMNLLSTGIMLISIWYSERKMLLRPEQTRLFIGIVVVALIISTIIYWLMTRPIMRSIQNLIALTKQFSDRHFETIYIIGKEPEEFKELATAFQEMAKKLEESFTKLEKGEKERTELIANISHDLRTPLASIQLMIEALQDGLIADADMKKQYLTTILNEIQRLNGLINDLFELSKLELGQEAFNPSLIHIDSILLKVIDSHAILLKDKEIDLQLRVSDTLPKLWVMPCKIARVINNLLHNAIRHSPTCGIIELIVEGNKQKQQIIFTLRDEGNGISYDEQLRIFERFFRTDPSRSSQSGGSGLGLAIAKSLVEMHKGEIGVRDRPDGKQGCEFWFTLPVISEKK, from the coding sequence ATGAAGTTACGTTATCAATTGTTGTTGATGAATTTATTAAGTACGGGTATTATGTTAATCTCTATCTGGTATAGCGAAAGAAAAATGTTACTTAGACCAGAACAGACACGGTTATTTATAGGAATCGTGGTGGTAGCACTCATTATTTCAACGATTATTTACTGGTTAATGACACGTCCCATTATGAGATCTATCCAAAATTTAATTGCATTAACCAAACAATTTAGTGATAGACATTTTGAAACGATATACATTATAGGGAAAGAACCGGAAGAGTTTAAAGAATTAGCCACAGCTTTTCAAGAAATGGCAAAAAAATTAGAAGAAAGCTTTACTAAGTTAGAAAAAGGAGAAAAAGAACGTACTGAACTGATTGCGAATATTTCACATGATTTACGAACGCCTCTTGCTAGCATACAATTGATGATAGAAGCGTTACAGGATGGCTTAATTGCAGATGCTGATATGAAAAAACAGTATCTAACGACAATTCTAAACGAAATACAACGATTAAATGGACTAATTAATGATTTATTTGAACTGTCTAAGTTAGAACTTGGACAAGAAGCATTTAATCCAAGTTTAATACATATAGATAGTATTCTATTAAAAGTAATAGATTCACATGCTATCCTATTGAAAGACAAAGAGATTGATTTGCAATTACGTGTTTCAGATACATTACCAAAACTTTGGGTTATGCCATGTAAAATAGCCCGAGTAATCAATAATTTGTTACATAATGCGATTCGTCATTCTCCTACATGTGGTATAATTGAGTTAATTGTAGAGGGAAATAAACAGAAACAGCAAATTATATTCACTTTGCGTGATGAGGGGAATGGGATTTCCTACGATGAACAACTTCGTATATTTGAACGCTTTTTCAGAACAGATCCATCAAGAAGTTCACAATCTGGGGGATCTGGACTTGGACTCGCTATTGCAAAATCACTAGTGGAAATGCATAAAGGAGAAATTGGTGTTCGGGACCGTCCAGATGGAAAACAAGGATGTGAATTTTGGTTTACTCTTCCCGTCATATCAGAAAAGAAATAG
- a CDS encoding response regulator transcription factor, which translates to MTTRIAIIEDEDNIREICKRYLEREGYEVYTAENGEEGWNLFQQYQPDLIVLDLMMPKKDGWELCEEIRQHSNVPIIILTARGEERDRILGLTIGADDYVTKPFSPRELVLRVQIVLRRGNQATIQMQEPVSEIVRFQDLEIHSTKRRVFVCGHEIELTVKEFEVLHIMAKHPRQVFSRSQLLEQIWDFDYVGCTNTVTVLVSRLREKLDKHTTKNRWIHTVWGIGYRFEPDGGNEI; encoded by the coding sequence ATGACAACAAGAATTGCAATTATAGAAGATGAAGATAATATCCGTGAAATATGCAAACGGTACTTAGAAAGAGAAGGATATGAAGTATACACCGCTGAAAACGGAGAAGAAGGTTGGAATTTATTTCAGCAATATCAACCAGATCTCATTGTTTTAGATTTGATGATGCCGAAAAAAGATGGATGGGAACTATGTGAGGAAATTCGCCAACACTCTAATGTTCCTATTATTATTTTGACTGCAAGGGGAGAAGAAAGAGATCGAATTTTGGGATTAACAATAGGCGCGGATGATTATGTAACAAAACCATTTTCGCCTCGTGAATTAGTATTAAGGGTACAAATTGTATTACGAAGAGGCAATCAAGCAACAATACAAATGCAAGAACCAGTATCAGAGATAGTAAGATTCCAAGATTTAGAGATTCACTCAACAAAAAGACGTGTATTTGTTTGTGGGCATGAAATTGAGTTAACAGTGAAAGAATTTGAGGTACTTCATATAATGGCAAAACATCCAAGACAAGTATTTTCAAGATCCCAACTTCTGGAACAAATTTGGGATTTTGATTATGTAGGGTGCACAAATACAGTAACAGTTTTAGTAAGTCGCCTACGAGAGAAATTAGATAAACATACAACAAAGAATCGTTGGATTCATACAGTTTGGGGTATAGGTTATCGCTTTGAGCCAGATGGAGGAAATGAAATATGA
- a CDS encoding PDC sensor domain-containing protein, translated as MKMNPNVSSIYLGTNEGKIFLEPKSNITDYNVLERDWYKKDTALKGEILITNPYIDAFTGEMVVTVARQLKDKSGVVCLI; from the coding sequence ATGAAGATGAATCCAAATGTTTCAAGCATTTATCTTGGAACAAATGAGGGGAAAATATTTCTAGAACCTAAATCGAATATTACGGATTACAATGTTTTAGAAAGAGATTGGTATAAAAAGGATACGGCTTTAAAGGGAGAAATTTTAATAACGAATCCTTATATTGATGCATTTACTGGAGAGATGGTTGTAACAGTTGCTCGTCAGCTAAAGGACAAATCTGGGGTAGTGTGTCTAATCTGA